From a region of the Actinopolymorpha singaporensis genome:
- a CDS encoding acetate/propionate family kinase, producing the protein MVAAAPHDDAATLALEVYVHRVRREIAAAASSLSRLDALVFTGEIGWDQPEIRLAVCRGLRQLGVPAPVRGNRDDDGPVGPAGATVSVLVIEPREDLQIATDAAAVLP; encoded by the coding sequence TTGGTCGCTGCAGCCCCTCATGACGACGCGGCGACCCTCGCGCTAGAGGTGTACGTACACCGGGTACGACGTGAGATCGCCGCGGCCGCAAGCAGCCTGTCGCGCCTCGACGCGCTCGTGTTCACCGGCGAGATCGGCTGGGACCAACCAGAAATTCGGCTGGCGGTATGTCGCGGACTGCGCCAGCTCGGTGTTCCCGCGCCGGTGCGCGGCAACAGGGACGACGACGGCCCGGTCGGCCCAGCTGGTGCGACAGTCTCCGTCCTTGTCATCGAGCCCAGGGAAGACCTTCAGATCGCCACGGACGCCGCAGCGGTGCTTCCTTGA
- a CDS encoding DJ-1/PfpI family protein: MPKVLIITGDGAESLEVLYPYQRLVEEGYDVDVAAVEKKKLQFVVHDFSPGFDTYTEKPGYAWPADVAFADVEPADYAALVIPGGRAPEYIRNDPDCQRIVRHFYETDAPVAQLCHGPLIPAAARVLAGRRTAAYPELEPDVTLAGAEFVDAAAVVDGQVVSGRAWNDHPSWMHEFMHILHAKAERPVV; encoded by the coding sequence ATGCCCAAAGTCTTGATAATCACCGGTGATGGCGCTGAGTCACTCGAGGTGCTCTATCCATACCAACGACTCGTCGAAGAGGGTTATGACGTCGATGTCGCGGCAGTGGAGAAAAAGAAACTTCAGTTTGTCGTGCACGACTTCAGCCCCGGTTTCGACACCTACACCGAGAAGCCCGGGTATGCGTGGCCCGCGGACGTCGCGTTCGCCGACGTCGAGCCCGCTGACTACGCAGCACTGGTCATCCCTGGCGGGCGCGCACCGGAATACATCCGGAATGACCCCGACTGTCAGCGAATCGTACGTCACTTCTACGAAACCGACGCTCCGGTGGCTCAGCTGTGTCACGGGCCGTTGATCCCTGCCGCCGCGCGTGTCCTTGCTGGCCGACGCACGGCGGCGTACCCGGAACTCGAACCGGACGTCACTCTTGCGGGGGCGGAGTTCGTCGACGCGGCTGCTGTCGTCGACGGGCAGGTGGTGTCTGGACGGGCGTGGAATGACCACCCCTCCTGGATGCACGAGTTCATGCACATCCTCCACGCCAAAGCGGAACGACCGGTGGTTTAG
- a CDS encoding acetate/propionate family kinase produces MTVNVGSGSLHLVYVDGGASGDRLDLSEPPESSEVLGLVDAFVADQKAPDAVGYRLVHGGDEVRKARIVDDVLRAQLDAVADRAPLHVPPTLMLLDRLRQRLSRVPHVVCPDSAFHSTLPPAAATYSLPARWRSRWGLRRYGFHGLSYSWATRRAAQLIGQDVAGLQMVLCHLGGGASVCAVDGGRSVDTSMGFTPLDGLPMSSRSGAIDPGMLIWLLGGRLSLERLAQGLYRESGLLGLSGGRLAIPAGWSLQPLMTTRRPSR; encoded by the coding sequence TTGACCGTCAACGTGGGGTCGGGAAGCCTCCACCTCGTCTATGTCGATGGTGGCGCTTCCGGGGATCGGTTGGATCTCTCCGAGCCGCCGGAATCGTCGGAGGTCCTGGGCCTCGTGGACGCTTTCGTCGCGGACCAGAAGGCTCCCGACGCGGTCGGCTACCGGCTTGTCCACGGCGGTGATGAGGTACGCAAGGCCAGGATCGTCGATGACGTACTTCGTGCCCAGCTGGACGCCGTGGCTGACCGCGCACCGTTGCACGTGCCTCCGACGCTCATGCTGCTCGACCGACTCAGGCAACGATTGTCACGTGTGCCTCACGTGGTCTGCCCCGACAGCGCGTTCCACTCGACTCTGCCGCCTGCTGCGGCAACATACTCGCTGCCTGCGCGGTGGCGGTCGCGTTGGGGACTGCGGCGGTACGGCTTCCACGGACTGTCCTACTCGTGGGCCACCCGACGTGCCGCACAGCTGATCGGACAAGACGTGGCCGGACTACAGATGGTGCTCTGTCATCTGGGTGGCGGTGCGTCGGTCTGCGCTGTCGACGGTGGTCGTAGCGTCGACACCTCCATGGGCTTCACTCCGCTGGACGGCCTTCCGATGAGTAGCCGGTCGGGTGCGATCGACCCCGGCATGCTGATCTGGCTGCTCGGCGGTCGGCTATCCCTCGAAAGGCTGGCTCAGGGGCTCTACCGCGAGTCGGGTTTGCTGGGACTGTCCGGTGGCCGTCTGGCGATACCCGCGGGTTGGTCGCTGCAGCCCCTCATGACGACGCGGCGACCCTCGCGCTAG